A single Mesotoga sp. UBA6090 DNA region contains:
- a CDS encoding sodium:glutamate symporter → MEQDWTSVLDFAYLSILLGVASVLKRLISPLSKVLIPNAVIAGFLGILLGPEVLKVIPFSYDRLGNLVYHLMAIGFIAIALKKTRRSSTKSSVNTGFLISMSYALQGMVGFVIGIALVGLFFKDLFPPFGLLLALGFAQGPGQAYSLGSQWEALGFTGGGAVGLSVSTLGFLWAAFGGIVMLNTMVYRKRQIGIQIEKPTVKKRIEATMRDFEFSDIDGFTIQILAVGIVYLVTYLFLKWFTGLIVGLGTFGETFAQVLWGFHFVIGVLFAMAFRAIYEKVRKSEKYEIEYMNDFLLQRIGGGVFDFMVAASIAGISFSVIHEYIWPVIILTSIGGLFTAGYTIWFGKRIYEKAPLEHIVTFFGMHTGTLSTGMALLREVDPTFETGTAEDMVFGSGLALFLGIPMLILLNIPILGYKAEQPIYYLYFILGLSAYIGAMYFFWFRKAKIRGREKKS, encoded by the coding sequence ATGGAACAAGACTGGACTTCAGTACTAGATTTCGCTTATTTATCGATCCTATTGGGTGTCGCTTCCGTTTTGAAGAGGTTGATTTCTCCATTGAGCAAGGTCCTCATTCCAAATGCCGTTATAGCCGGTTTTCTTGGGATTCTTTTGGGCCCGGAGGTTTTGAAGGTAATTCCCTTCTCTTACGATAGACTTGGAAACCTCGTCTACCACCTGATGGCGATAGGGTTCATTGCTATCGCGTTGAAAAAGACACGGCGCTCAAGCACAAAGTCATCCGTCAACACGGGCTTCCTGATCAGCATGTCGTACGCTCTCCAGGGTATGGTAGGTTTCGTTATTGGTATTGCGCTTGTTGGACTGTTCTTCAAGGATCTCTTCCCGCCCTTCGGGCTGCTCCTTGCCCTTGGTTTTGCTCAGGGCCCGGGCCAGGCCTATTCTCTCGGAAGTCAGTGGGAGGCTCTTGGCTTTACCGGTGGAGGAGCCGTAGGCCTAAGCGTCTCAACGCTGGGATTTCTCTGGGCCGCCTTTGGTGGAATAGTGATGCTGAACACAATGGTCTATAGAAAGCGACAGATCGGTATCCAGATTGAGAAACCGACCGTCAAGAAAAGAATCGAGGCGACTATGAGGGACTTCGAATTCTCGGACATCGACGGCTTTACGATTCAGATTTTGGCTGTTGGAATAGTGTATCTAGTCACTTACCTTTTCCTGAAATGGTTCACGGGCTTAATTGTTGGATTGGGAACATTCGGCGAGACATTCGCTCAGGTTCTCTGGGGTTTCCATTTCGTGATAGGTGTTCTTTTTGCAATGGCGTTCAGAGCAATATATGAAAAAGTAAGGAAATCAGAAAAGTATGAAATTGAATACATGAACGACTTCCTCCTTCAACGGATCGGCGGAGGTGTCTTCGACTTCATGGTTGCGGCATCGATCGCCGGGATTTCCTTCTCGGTGATTCACGAGTATATCTGGCCCGTGATAATCCTTACCTCGATCGGTGGGCTATTCACTGCTGGCTACACAATCTGGTTTGGCAAAAGGATCTACGAGAAGGCACCCCTGGAACACATCGTAACCTTTTTTGGAATGCACACAGGTACGCTTTCGACGGGCATGGCATTGCTCAGAGAGGTAGATCCAACCTTTGAGACCGGAACTGCTGAGGACATGGTTTTCGGAAGTGGCCTGGCATTATTCCTGGGTATTCCGATGCTAATACTGTTGAATATTCCCATACTTGGTTACAAAGCTGAGCAGCCAATCTACTACCTGTACTTCATTCTGGGTTTGTCAGCTTATATCGGCGCGATGTACTTCTTCTGGTTCAGAAAGGCAAAGATAAGAGGCAGAGAAAAGAAGAGTTAG